Proteins encoded by one window of Ralstonia sp. RRA:
- a CDS encoding phospholipase D-like domain-containing protein: MQGHPQIPSCTTCRAWLALFAWVAALWLAGCASLPEHVDRPVSKALPNAESATTLGRLAQAAAPSADVSGFRLIPSGEEAYATLLTLADRAERTLDLQYFIIASDNSVRELMRHVRAAAERGVRVRMLVDDLHSDGRDLAFLKFASHKNIDVRLFNPFPGGRMSNLTRYLSGVAEFRRVNRRMHNKAFIADNALAVTGGRNLGAEYFTQDQTTNFVDLDVLAAGPAVRQLSAAFDAYWNSEFAYPVEALAPEPSTAHPPERKEGNYPPPVTMPDQPAALPQHIEVPTRPIDMDAAPGQQGPVPTLAGQPPAQTDALPLRPGTRDWFLADQIARNRLRLAWAPARVTVDRPAKVSGDDVTPGEERVARTLLHEIDQAQREVILISPYFVPGVRGMAVTKGLQERGVHLRVLTNSLAATDAPIVHVGYAKYRSALLDGGVELYELRPTLGDRPKMFGTFRSAQASLHVKSVIVDRSTLFVGSMNVDPRSVGLNTETGLIIHSPVLSQAVARLFDAAIRSSAYHVTQADGHLRWTTYENDKEIVTDHEPDVSLGRRVWIQMLAPFTPEELL, encoded by the coding sequence ATGCAAGGGCACCCGCAGATTCCATCGTGCACGACTTGCCGCGCTTGGCTGGCTTTGTTTGCGTGGGTGGCTGCGCTGTGGCTGGCGGGCTGCGCCAGTCTGCCGGAGCATGTGGATCGGCCTGTCAGCAAGGCGCTGCCCAATGCCGAGTCGGCCACCACGCTCGGGCGTCTGGCACAAGCTGCGGCGCCGTCGGCGGATGTGTCCGGCTTTCGGCTGATCCCCTCCGGGGAGGAGGCCTATGCCACGTTGCTCACGCTGGCTGACCGTGCAGAGCGCACGCTGGATCTGCAGTACTTCATCATCGCGAGCGACAACTCCGTGCGCGAGCTGATGCGCCACGTGCGGGCAGCCGCCGAGCGCGGCGTGCGCGTGCGCATGCTGGTCGACGACCTCCACAGCGATGGGCGCGACCTCGCCTTCCTCAAGTTTGCGTCGCACAAGAACATCGATGTGCGGCTGTTCAACCCGTTTCCGGGCGGCCGCATGTCGAACCTGACGCGCTACCTGAGCGGTGTGGCCGAGTTCCGCCGCGTCAACCGGCGCATGCACAACAAGGCGTTTATCGCCGATAACGCGCTGGCCGTCACGGGCGGCCGCAACCTCGGCGCGGAATACTTCACGCAGGACCAGACCACCAATTTTGTCGACCTGGATGTGCTGGCAGCCGGGCCGGCGGTGCGGCAATTGTCGGCCGCGTTTGATGCGTACTGGAACAGCGAATTCGCCTATCCCGTCGAGGCGCTGGCGCCCGAACCGAGCACGGCACACCCGCCTGAGCGGAAAGAAGGCAACTATCCGCCGCCGGTGACGATGCCGGATCAGCCCGCCGCGCTGCCACAACACATTGAGGTGCCCACACGGCCCATCGACATGGATGCCGCACCCGGCCAGCAGGGGCCTGTACCGACGCTGGCGGGGCAGCCACCGGCGCAGACCGATGCATTGCCTTTGCGCCCAGGCACACGCGACTGGTTTCTGGCGGATCAGATTGCCCGCAACCGCCTGCGGCTCGCATGGGCGCCGGCACGGGTGACGGTCGATCGCCCGGCCAAGGTTTCTGGCGATGACGTTACCCCCGGCGAGGAGCGCGTCGCCCGAACCCTGCTGCACGAGATCGACCAGGCTCAGCGCGAGGTGATCCTGATCTCGCCGTATTTTGTGCCGGGTGTGCGTGGCATGGCGGTGACCAAGGGCCTGCAGGAACGCGGCGTGCACTTGCGCGTGCTGACCAACTCGCTGGCTGCGACCGATGCGCCCATCGTGCATGTCGGCTACGCCAAATACCGTAGTGCGTTGCTGGATGGTGGCGTCGAACTCTATGAACTGCGTCCGACGCTGGGTGATCGACCGAAGATGTTCGGCACGTTCCGGTCGGCGCAGGCGAGCTTGCACGTGAAGTCGGTCATTGTTGACCGCAGTACGCTCTTTGTCGGGTCGATGAACGTGGACCCGCGTTCAGTCGGGCTCAATACGGAAACGGGACTGATCATCCACAGCCCGGTTCTGTCACAGGCGGTGGCGCGGTTGTTCGACGCGGCGATCCGAAGCAGCGCTTACCACGTGACCCAGGCGGATGGCCACCTGCGCTGGACCACCTACGAGAACGACAAGGAGATCGTCACCGACCACGAGCCAGACGTGAGCCTGGGCCGGCGCGTGTGGATTCAGATGCTGGCGCCGTTCACGCCGGAAGAGCTGCTGTAG
- a CDS encoding entericidin A/B family lipoprotein, whose protein sequence is MKKLIALVALGCAVLAGCNTMAGVGKDIQSGGQKLENAADNTKQKM, encoded by the coding sequence ATGAAGAAACTGATTGCACTGGTGGCCCTGGGCTGCGCTGTCCTGGCCGGTTGCAACACGATGGCTGGTGTGGGCAAGGACATCCAGTCGGGTGGCCAGAAGCTGGAAAACGCTGCGGACAACACCAAGCAGAAGATGTAA
- a CDS encoding methyl-accepting chemotaxis protein, translating to MWKWMDTSIRTRLTMLVAVFAVMIAVVGFAGISTGRATNDDLRAVYLEDAKGLDLLAKDTINLLWARIHLTNFDSVSSPEDLKKLLADAHTMVNTANDAWAEFMKLPIPDADRAQLQAADAARTKFVKTALEPAIAALERSDLTTYRELNTTQVPKLFVDYDTALGPLVGARFKYGKTRFDNSQSRYAMSIWIAGGLLAAALVLSVVARSVLGRTVVRPLERAIQVFERMASGDLATRMEGQTTAGRRDETARLMHAVASMQTSLQQIIGQVRTGSDSIASATKQIAAGNADLSQRTEQQASSLEETASSMEELTSIVKQNADNARQASTLAVNASDIAVKGGEVVGRVIETMTGINDSSKKIADIIGVIEGIAFQTNILALNAAVEAARAGEQGRGFAVVAGEVRSLAQRSATAAKEIKELIGDSVGRVQNGSTLVAEAGTVIEEVVVAVKRVTDIMGEISSASEEQSSGIEQVNQAVTQMDQVTQQNAALVEQAAAAAESLEEQAEALRSAVAVFRTNHA from the coding sequence ATGTGGAAGTGGATGGACACGAGCATTCGGACGCGATTGACGATGCTGGTTGCGGTGTTTGCCGTGATGATCGCGGTAGTGGGTTTTGCGGGCATCTCCACCGGCCGGGCGACGAATGACGACCTGCGTGCCGTGTACCTGGAAGACGCCAAGGGGCTCGACCTGCTGGCCAAGGACACCATCAACCTGCTGTGGGCGCGCATTCACCTGACCAATTTTGATTCGGTGTCGTCGCCGGAAGACCTGAAAAAGCTGCTGGCCGATGCGCACACGATGGTCAACACGGCCAACGACGCGTGGGCCGAGTTCATGAAGCTGCCGATTCCCGACGCCGATCGCGCCCAGTTGCAAGCCGCCGACGCCGCGCGCACCAAGTTCGTGAAGACGGCGTTGGAGCCTGCCATTGCCGCGCTGGAGCGTAGTGATCTCACCACCTACCGTGAACTGAACACGACCCAGGTGCCGAAGCTGTTTGTCGACTACGACACGGCGCTGGGGCCGCTGGTTGGCGCGCGCTTCAAGTACGGCAAGACGCGCTTCGACAACTCGCAGTCGCGCTATGCCATGAGCATCTGGATTGCGGGCGGCCTGCTGGCTGCGGCGCTGGTGCTGTCGGTGGTGGCGCGCAGTGTGCTGGGCCGTACGGTGGTGCGTCCGCTGGAGCGCGCCATCCAGGTGTTCGAACGCATGGCCTCGGGCGACCTGGCCACGCGCATGGAAGGGCAGACCACGGCCGGCCGTCGCGATGAAACCGCGCGTCTTATGCATGCCGTTGCCTCGATGCAGACAAGTCTGCAACAGATCATCGGCCAGGTGCGCACGGGTTCGGACTCGATTGCCAGCGCCACCAAGCAGATTGCCGCCGGCAATGCCGACCTGTCGCAGCGCACGGAGCAGCAGGCCAGTTCCCTGGAGGAAACCGCTTCCAGCATGGAAGAGCTGACCAGCATCGTGAAGCAGAACGCCGACAACGCCCGTCAGGCCAGCACGCTGGCAGTCAACGCGTCGGACATCGCGGTCAAGGGCGGAGAGGTGGTAGGCCGTGTCATCGAGACGATGACGGGCATCAACGACAGCAGCAAGAAGATTGCCGACATCATTGGCGTGATCGAGGGCATCGCCTTCCAGACCAACATCCTGGCGCTGAACGCAGCAGTGGAAGCCGCCCGCGCCGGCGAGCAGGGCCGCGGCTTTGCCGTGGTGGCCGGCGAAGTGCGCAGCCTTGCGCAGCGCAGTGCCACGGCGGCCAAGGAGATCAAGGAATTGATCGGCGACTCGGTGGGTCGCGTGCAAAACGGTTCGACCCTGGTGGCCGAGGCCGGCACGGTGATCGAGGAAGTGGTGGTGGCCGTCAAGCGCGTGACGGACATCATGGGCGAGATTTCTTCCGCATCGGAAGAGCAGAGCAGCGGCATCGAACAGGTCAACCAGGCTGTCACGCAGATGGACCAGGTGACCCAGCAGAACGCTGCGCTCGTGGAACAGGCGGCGGCCGCTGCAGAGTCGCTGGAGGAGCAGGCGGAGGCGCTGCGCAGCGCTGTTGCGGTCTTCCGCACGAACCACGCTTGA